Genomic DNA from Acidimicrobiia bacterium:
CATCAGTTTCGACATTGCCCGCGACCTCGCCGACCCCGACTCGTTCATCGCCACCGAGGTGTTCGAGGATCGGGATGCGCTCGACCGTCAAGAGTCGTTGCCGGAGGTAGGGAATGTGATGTCGATCCTCCCGGACTCCCTCGCTGTCCCACCCGAGGCAACTCTGTTCCACGTCTCCTCGTCCGAACCGCTGGAGAGTTGAGTACGCAGCCGCAGAAGGGTCGAGGCCGAGGGAGTCGGCGGGCAGACGGCGGCCAACCTTTCTGGCTCGACGACGCTCCGAGGGTCCAGGGCGGCCGAGTGCCCGATCGCTGTACGCGCCTGCGAGGACGAGCCGGCGGTGCTGACGTTGATGATCGAACCGCCGTCGCCCGCGAACATGCGACCTCCGAACAACGCCCCGCGACGGAACGGCCCGCGGGCGTTGAGCGGCGACACGCCGGCGTTGTCCACGAGCACGTCGCAACGGCCGAACTCGTCGTCAGCGATCTGCACGAGCCGATCACCGTCCGTCTCAGATGGCGCGCTCGCGGCCTTCCCAGTAGGGGTCGCGCAGCTTGCGTTTGTAGAGCTTGCCGTTTGGGTCGCGGGGGAGCTCTTCGGTGAAGTCGATGGTGCGCGGCGTCTTGAACTTGGCGAGACGGGTTGCCGACCATTCGAGGATCTCGGCTTCGAGCTCGGGGCTGCCCTCGACTCCCTCGACCGGCTCGACGACGGCCTTCACCTCTTCACCCCAGTCGTCGTGCGGAATGCCGAACACCGCCACGTCGGCGACCTTCGGATGCATGATCAGTTCGCTCTCGATCTCGGCGGGGTAGATGTTGGCCCCGCCCGAGATGATCATGTCGGTCTTGCGATCGGAGAGGAACAGCCAGCCGTCGTCGTCGAGGAAGCCGACGTCGCCAACGGTGAAGAACCTGCCACGACGGCTCTTCTCCGTCTTCTCCTTGTCCTTGTAGTACTCGAAGCTTCCCGCCATCATGTGCATGTAGACGGTGCCGATCTCGAAGGCCGGGAGCCCGTTGTCGTCGTCGTCGAGGATCACGATCTCCGCGCCCGGCCACGCGCGCCCGACGGTCCCGGGGTGCTCGAGCCAGTCCTTCGCGTACACGAGCGTGCCGCCACCCTCGCTGGCCGCGTAGTACTCGTCGATGACCGGACCCCACCACTCGATCATCTGACGCTTCACGTCGGGAGGGCACGGCGCCGCCGCGTGCACCATGTGGCGCAGCGACGACACGTTGTACTTCGCGCGCACCTCGTCCGGCAGGCCGAGCAGTCGGACGAACTGCGTCGGCACCATGTGCGTGTTCGTCACCTTGTACCGGTCGATCAAATGGAGCATCTGTTCGGGCGTCCACTTGTCCATCACGACGACGGTGTGGCCGGTGTGGATCGCGGAGCCCGCGAACACGAGCACCGCGGTGTGGTAGAGCGGCGAGCCGACGATGTGCACGTTGTCGTCGAACGGCTGGAGCCCGAACATGGTGAGCATCCCGCCGAATCCGCGACCGCCGGCCTCCGGCTCGGTGCCGGGTAACGAGCGGCGCACCCCCTTCGGACGGCCGGTGGTGCCCGACGTGTAGTTCATGACGGTGCCCGTCGTGCGGTTGGCGGGCGTACCGGACGGTTGGCCGGTCTTCAGTTCGTCGTACGCGCGGAAGCCGGGGATGTCGCCGCCGACGGCGAAGCGACCGTTGGCCGGGAAGTCGATCTCGTCGGCCGCGGCCGTCGCATGCTCCGCGAAGCGCGCGTGCGCGATGAACACCTTCGCCTCGCAGTCGTCCACGATGTACGCGATCTCCGGACCAACGAGGTGCCAGTTGATCGGGATGAGGTAGAAGCCCGCCTGGCTGATCGCGAGGTACAGCTCGAACACCTCGACCCCGTTCGGCAGCAGCATCGCGATCGCGTCGCCCGGCTGGAGCCCCATCGCACGGAGACCGTGGACGACCTGGTTGCACGAGCCGAGCAGCTCGCCCGCGGGCACAAGGCGCTCCTCGGGGTCGACGAGCGCGAGGTGATCCGGATTGGCCTCCGCGATCATCCAGAAGCCTTGGGGAGCGGGCGCGTCGGTGGGCGCAGCGGTCATCGTCCCTCCTTTCGGTGTCTGGTGGCGTGACTCTGAGCGCACCGGCCAACATGACGGCTCATGGACGGTATCCGTCATCGGAATGTCTCCACCAACGGCATCACGATGCACATCGCCGAGGCGGGGCCCGACGACGGCCGCACGGTGGTCCTGTGCCACGGCTTCCCCGAGTGCTGGTACTCGTGGCGGCACCAACTGGTCGCGTTGGGGGAGGCCGGCTTCCATGCCGTGGCGCCCGATCAGCGTGGATACGGGCAGACCGAGATGCCGGCCGAAGTGAGCGAGTACACGCAGCTGCATCTCGTCGGCGACATCGTCGGGTTGCTCGACGCGCTCGACGCCGAACGCGCCACCGTCGTCGGTCACGACTGGGGCGCGCCGGTCGCGTGGCACTGTGCGCTGCTCCGTCCCGATCGTTTCGAAGCGGTCGCCGCGCTCAGTGTGCACTGGGGCGGGATCGCGCCGCGTCCGACGCCATTGATGAAGCCCACTGACGGAATGCGCGCGGCGCTCGGCGACAGCTTCCTCTACATCCTGTATTTCCAGGAACCGGGCGTTGCCGAGGGCGAGCTCGACGTCGATCTCCGTCGCTCATTGCGCGCCACGCTCTACACACTCTCGGGTGACATCCCGCGCGACGAGTACCGCTTCTTCGACCCAGCCGCGCAGCAGATGTTCGACATTCTCGCGGAGCCGCCCGGCGCGCTCGACTGGCTCTCCGACGACGACCTCGACGCGTTCGTCGACTCGTTCGCACATCACGGCACGTTCTTCGGGGGCTTGAACTGGTACCGGTGCATCGACCGTACAGCCGAGCTGTTGGCGCCGTTCGCCGGCCTTCCGATCATGCAGCCCGCGCTCTTCATCGGCGCGGAGTACGACTCGATCTTCGGTCAGACACCCGAGTCGGTGCTCGCGACGCGCGCGCACATTCCCAATCTCCGCGAGCCGATCTGGGTGAAGGGATCGGGTCACTGGATCCAGCAGGAGGAACCGACCGTGGTCAACGACGCACTCCTCGAGTTCTTGGCCGAGAGCGGGACGAAATGAGCGAACTGCCGCAGTCTCCGTTCCGCCCCGATGTCTTGTCGGGCTCGGTAGCGTTCGTGACCGGTGGCGCGACCGGGATCGGCAAGGAGATCTGTCGAGTCCTCGGCCACCACGGCGCGCGTGTCGCGATCGCCAGCCGCAACACCGAACGGCTCGAGCAGGCGACGGCCGAGCTACGCGGCGAGGACATCGAGACGCACTTCGACGTCGGAGACGTGCGCGACGCCGCAGCCGTGCAACGGATCGTCGGTGGGATCGTCGATCGGTTCGGGCAGCTCGACATCGTCGTGAACAACGCGGCCGGCAACTTCCCTGCGCCGATGACGAAGATCTCCCCCAACGGTTTCAAGGCCGTCGTCGACATCGACCTCCTCGGCACCTACAACGTGTCGAAGGCCGCGTTCGACGCGTGGCTCGGTGAACACGGCGGCAATATCGTCAATATCACCGCGCCGTTCGAGTTGAAGGGCGTGGCGTTGCAGTCTCATGTCGCCGCGGCGAAGGCGGGTGTCGATTCGCTGACGCGTACGTGTGCGGTGGAGTGGGGCCCCTATGGGATTCGCGTGAACGCGATCGCGCCTGGAGCCATCGGCGATACGGAAGGCATGCGCCGGTTCGCCGACGTCGTGCCCAGCACCGAAGAGTCTCGACCCACGAACCCCGTCGGCCTGCTCGGCCACGGATCCGACATCGCGTACATGGTGTTGTTCCTGTGCTCGCCGGTCGCGCGGTTCATCTCCGGGCAGGTGATCGCGGTGGACGGCGCCGCGAGCATCGATCAGCTGAAGCTGGGCCTCGGCCGAGCCGATTAGCGGTACCACACCAACCGGCGTCGCAAGACACGCGTAATCCATGCCGAACGACGCCAGTTCGAGCAGTTCGTACCGATGGGAGCGGACATGGAGTTGACGGATCGGCGCATCATCGTCGTGGGCGCGTCGTCGGGCATCGGGGAAGCGGTGGCGGTGCAGGCCGCCGGGGCCGGAGCGCGCGTCGTGGTCGCTGCCCGCAGGCTCGATCGGCTGGAGGCAGTGGTCGAGCGGTGTGGCGACCGCGCGCACGCGGTGCGGTGCGACGTTCGTGATCCGACGAGCTGTGAGGAGTTGATCGCGCGCGCCGTCGAGCACCTCGGTGGTCTCGATGCGGTGATCTACTCGACTGCTATCGATCCGCTCGCGCGGCTCGTCGACACCGATGCCGAGTTGTGGGCCGATGTGCTCGCGACCAATGTGGTGGGCGCGTCACTCGTGTGCCGCGCCGCGGTTCCGCACCTCGCGAAGACGACGGGCCGGTACGTGTTCGTGTCGGCCACATCAGTTGGTCGTCCGCTACCGGGAATGGGTGCCTACGAGACCAGCAAGGCGGCGCTCGAGGAGCTGGCACGCGCGTGGCGGGGCGAGCATCCCGAGGTCGGGTTCTCGACCGTCGCCGTCGGCAACACGCTCGGTACCGAGGTCACCGCGCGCTGGGATCCAGAGTTGCTGGGGGAGCTCGGCGCGGTATGGGCGCAA
This window encodes:
- a CDS encoding SDR family oxidoreductase; translation: MELTDRRIIVVGASSGIGEAVAVQAAGAGARVVVAARRLDRLEAVVERCGDRAHAVRCDVRDPTSCEELIARAVEHLGGLDAVIYSTAIDPLARLVDTDAELWADVLATNVVGASLVCRAAVPHLAKTTGRYVFVSATSVGRPLPGMGAYETSKAALEELARAWRGEHPEVGFSTVAVGNTLGTEVTARWDPELLGELGAVWAQRGYIDDNGPGAMTVDAAAAAVLSVLSAAAELRFVLALPPPGSTMEHPGG
- a CDS encoding acyl-CoA synthetase; this encodes MTAAPTDAPAPQGFWMIAEANPDHLALVDPEERLVPAGELLGSCNQVVHGLRAMGLQPGDAIAMLLPNGVEVFELYLAISQAGFYLIPINWHLVGPEIAYIVDDCEAKVFIAHARFAEHATAAADEIDFPANGRFAVGGDIPGFRAYDELKTGQPSGTPANRTTGTVMNYTSGTTGRPKGVRRSLPGTEPEAGGRGFGGMLTMFGLQPFDDNVHIVGSPLYHTAVLVFAGSAIHTGHTVVVMDKWTPEQMLHLIDRYKVTNTHMVPTQFVRLLGLPDEVRAKYNVSSLRHMVHAAAPCPPDVKRQMIEWWGPVIDEYYAASEGGGTLVYAKDWLEHPGTVGRAWPGAEIVILDDDDNGLPAFEIGTVYMHMMAGSFEYYKDKEKTEKSRRGRFFTVGDVGFLDDDGWLFLSDRKTDMIISGGANIYPAEIESELIMHPKVADVAVFGIPHDDWGEEVKAVVEPVEGVEGSPELEAEILEWSATRLAKFKTPRTIDFTEELPRDPNGKLYKRKLRDPYWEGRERAI
- a CDS encoding alpha/beta hydrolase, with translation MDGIRHRNVSTNGITMHIAEAGPDDGRTVVLCHGFPECWYSWRHQLVALGEAGFHAVAPDQRGYGQTEMPAEVSEYTQLHLVGDIVGLLDALDAERATVVGHDWGAPVAWHCALLRPDRFEAVAALSVHWGGIAPRPTPLMKPTDGMRAALGDSFLYILYFQEPGVAEGELDVDLRRSLRATLYTLSGDIPRDEYRFFDPAAQQMFDILAEPPGALDWLSDDDLDAFVDSFAHHGTFFGGLNWYRCIDRTAELLAPFAGLPIMQPALFIGAEYDSIFGQTPESVLATRAHIPNLREPIWVKGSGHWIQQEEPTVVNDALLEFLAESGTK
- a CDS encoding putative quinol monooxygenase, which codes for MIVVRFKIKCQPAKSEQVKTALDQVIAPSRTVEGVISFDIARDLADPDSFIATEVFEDRDALDRQESLPEVGNVMSILPDSLAVPPEATLFHVSSSEPLES
- a CDS encoding SDR family oxidoreductase translates to MSELPQSPFRPDVLSGSVAFVTGGATGIGKEICRVLGHHGARVAIASRNTERLEQATAELRGEDIETHFDVGDVRDAAAVQRIVGGIVDRFGQLDIVVNNAAGNFPAPMTKISPNGFKAVVDIDLLGTYNVSKAAFDAWLGEHGGNIVNITAPFELKGVALQSHVAAAKAGVDSLTRTCAVEWGPYGIRVNAIAPGAIGDTEGMRRFADVVPSTEESRPTNPVGLLGHGSDIAYMVLFLCSPVARFISGQVIAVDGAASIDQLKLGLGRAD